The following proteins are encoded in a genomic region of Desulfosporosinus youngiae DSM 17734:
- a CDS encoding histidinol-phosphatase encodes MLDLHVHLLGHNDREANQGTIRAFLDEASRRGLKEIGFADHDYYWDQMNFPLIREMAEDYPHLEVRIGLEAEYRPHEEGRIKNLLEQYPFDFVIGSVHEFDGWAFDYPEEEPLHWQKDADELYSRYFEIIALAAQSGLFTTIGHFDLIKIFGVRPEKDILTLADEALTIVAEKGLVLEVNTNGRYKPVQEFYPERRLMEEIQRRGIEFTLGSDAHCAENVGRDLEEAGHMLREIGVQSIVGFAKLAKVSYSLD; translated from the coding sequence ATGTTGGATTTACATGTTCACCTTCTCGGGCATAATGATCGGGAGGCTAACCAGGGAACCATTCGGGCGTTTTTGGATGAAGCGTCCCGCCGGGGATTAAAAGAAATCGGGTTTGCGGACCATGATTACTATTGGGATCAAATGAACTTTCCCTTAATCCGGGAAATGGCCGAGGATTACCCGCATTTAGAGGTGCGAATTGGGTTGGAGGCTGAATATCGTCCCCATGAAGAAGGCAGAATCAAGAACTTACTCGAGCAGTATCCTTTTGATTTTGTCATAGGGTCAGTGCATGAGTTTGATGGATGGGCTTTTGATTATCCCGAAGAAGAACCTTTGCATTGGCAAAAGGATGCGGATGAGTTATACAGCAGGTACTTTGAAATAATAGCGCTTGCCGCTCAAAGTGGGTTATTTACAACGATCGGCCACTTTGATCTTATTAAAATTTTCGGAGTAAGGCCGGAGAAGGATATCTTAACTCTGGCAGATGAGGCCTTAACAATCGTTGCTGAAAAAGGTTTGGTTTTGGAAGTTAATACAAATGGCCGCTATAAACCAGTTCAGGAATTTTATCCGGAAAGACGTCTGATGGAGGAGATTCAGCGAAGAGGGATTGAATTCACCTTAGGATCGGATGCTCATTGCGCGGAAAATGTTGGACGGGATCTGGAAGAAGCGGGTCATATGTTACGTGAGATTGGTGTTCAATCCATCGTCGGGTTCGCTAAACTCGCTAAAGTAAGCTATTCGCTGGATTAG
- a CDS encoding metallopeptidase TldD-related protein — MKLIAQLEDLLYKAQHAPKKDDLRLSAWRIVVHESEVVALGIKDNSPGSVYTPPSYRQGESGDVFLVWADGTCSQAMVQLPFACNSEYWHKQIEQWRQAAYKDPDAVHIPAPESLPLVAVEDRAIQTIVSGEDKLVFDQVDQWLRDKPSGAKMQGRIQAAWGYRHVRTSTGLAVTYQQSQFVSGFSFDSLVGGGFAKRRLIRPNEQEELWSQTVNQYEWMQKEAAPVGPQTLVILAPSMTEDMLRQFVLPNFSGDRVIEGQGAFSKESFQEHKQVFHEQFSLMIDPLRPLELGSYLVTPEGVPAGQTVLVQKGQLKTPFLKVKDAVRWGTKPTAVPQGTAGLYIRHQAEVPWVKALEGIEDGVLILSVLGLHTQDSVSGSYSLSAPHSLRILQGQIVGKTDCKLMGNFFADLAAPTTKTALSDLDTHPYLILRTGIQTL, encoded by the coding sequence GTGAAACTTATTGCACAATTAGAGGATCTGCTCTATAAAGCTCAGCACGCACCCAAAAAGGACGATCTCAGGCTCTCAGCTTGGCGAATCGTCGTTCATGAATCCGAAGTGGTGGCCTTGGGAATCAAAGATAATTCTCCGGGCAGTGTTTATACTCCCCCAAGTTATCGACAGGGGGAGAGCGGGGATGTTTTCTTAGTTTGGGCGGATGGAACCTGCAGTCAGGCCATGGTTCAGCTTCCTTTTGCATGTAATTCGGAGTATTGGCATAAACAAATAGAACAATGGAGACAGGCTGCTTATAAAGACCCGGATGCCGTACATATACCCGCTCCGGAATCCTTACCCCTCGTTGCGGTTGAGGACCGGGCAATTCAAACAATTGTTTCCGGGGAGGACAAGCTTGTTTTTGATCAAGTGGATCAATGGCTGAGGGATAAACCTTCGGGAGCTAAAATGCAGGGGAGGATCCAGGCAGCTTGGGGTTATCGGCACGTTCGCACCTCAACAGGACTTGCTGTCACCTATCAGCAATCCCAATTTGTATCCGGGTTTTCATTTGACAGTTTAGTGGGAGGCGGGTTCGCTAAACGCAGATTAATCCGGCCCAATGAACAGGAGGAGCTATGGTCTCAGACGGTGAATCAATATGAGTGGATGCAGAAGGAAGCTGCTCCTGTTGGCCCCCAGACCCTGGTGATTCTGGCACCCTCTATGACAGAAGACATGCTGAGGCAGTTTGTACTGCCCAATTTTTCAGGAGATCGGGTGATTGAAGGGCAAGGGGCATTTTCAAAGGAGAGTTTTCAAGAGCACAAGCAAGTCTTTCATGAACAGTTTTCCTTAATGATTGATCCGCTCCGTCCGTTGGAACTGGGTTCTTACCTGGTTACACCCGAGGGGGTTCCTGCCGGGCAAACGGTATTAGTACAGAAGGGACAACTAAAGACTCCTTTTCTGAAAGTTAAGGATGCTGTGCGGTGGGGTACGAAACCGACTGCTGTCCCCCAGGGAACGGCGGGACTTTACATAAGGCATCAGGCAGAGGTTCCTTGGGTAAAGGCTTTAGAGGGGATAGAAGATGGAGTTCTTATCTTGTCGGTACTTGGGTTACATACACAGGACTCGGTTTCCGGTTCGTATTCTCTAAGTGCTCCACATAGCCTGAGGATCTTGCAGGGCCAAATTGTCGGGAAAACGGATTGTAAATTAATGGGCAACTTCTTCGCAGATTTGGCGGCTCCAACCACAAAGACCGCATTATCTGACCTCGATACACATCCCTATCTGATTTTAAGGACTGGAATACAAACTCTTTAA
- a CDS encoding TldD/PmbA family protein: protein MEQKEIRALVESVLAEAKEFEGYFIVRAQSRREWSMRLSNGRFERVSTGEDSGFGVQAFTEKGASGFATSDVLDTGVGHKLVEKAIQLARRNEEIGSKRNRRIWEAPRVQEEVGNSVRKGFEEIPLTELQGLVMKLHVRLRKAFPDGVWQSSYRQIEEVWCIGRSDGTLVSFVIPRAVLMHQGTVRNQGKAQSTLIHRSGVDATLLFEELEDYVLERKAIDRAGFARAVCGAPQLPSGHYPLIIDYGLAKGLAHEAFGHAVESDHMNESVLGEEGKLRKGLRVARPGVSIIDGPLLGDWANQPYSANGLPRQTVTIVRDGVLEAGLGDIFSAEEAGMPVSGAGRAESYGHIPLPRMSNIRLLVDRMLPLTPAEHLMDEVKSVRETLLEHGELREGEKNLLLLGYRGGQVNPKTGDFVFQCDGIIDVADPDLPIFQPSIFSGKILSALEAIRGGLGEGCYDAIGTCGKGGQSVASSGGSHRYLLMDADQQVSLGGEQG from the coding sequence TTGGAGCAAAAAGAAATCCGGGCGTTGGTTGAATCCGTTTTGGCTGAGGCTAAGGAATTTGAAGGCTACTTTATTGTACGGGCTCAATCCCGTCGGGAGTGGAGTATGCGGCTAAGCAACGGACGGTTTGAAAGGGTATCGACAGGAGAAGACAGTGGATTTGGAGTTCAGGCTTTTACGGAAAAAGGGGCATCGGGCTTTGCTACTTCGGACGTTTTAGACACGGGGGTCGGGCACAAACTTGTGGAAAAGGCGATTCAGCTGGCCCGCAGAAATGAAGAGATCGGGTCGAAGCGGAATCGAAGGATTTGGGAGGCTCCCCGGGTTCAAGAGGAGGTCGGCAATTCGGTTCGAAAAGGGTTCGAGGAGATTCCTCTGACTGAACTTCAAGGTTTGGTTATGAAACTGCATGTTCGTTTGCGCAAGGCGTTTCCTGATGGAGTGTGGCAATCGAGTTATCGCCAGATCGAAGAGGTCTGGTGTATCGGACGGTCAGATGGAACCTTGGTGTCGTTTGTTATTCCGCGGGCGGTTCTGATGCATCAAGGAACTGTGCGGAATCAGGGCAAAGCTCAAAGCACCTTGATTCACCGCAGTGGAGTGGATGCAACTCTGCTTTTTGAGGAATTAGAGGACTATGTATTAGAAAGAAAAGCAATAGACCGGGCGGGATTTGCCAGAGCAGTGTGCGGCGCTCCCCAGCTGCCAAGCGGTCATTACCCTCTCATTATTGATTATGGGCTGGCGAAAGGGCTGGCGCATGAGGCATTTGGTCATGCGGTAGAGTCGGATCATATGAATGAGTCTGTGCTTGGTGAAGAAGGAAAACTAAGGAAAGGATTGCGTGTTGCAAGGCCGGGCGTCAGTATTATTGACGGGCCTCTCCTTGGGGACTGGGCTAATCAACCCTATTCGGCTAACGGTCTGCCCAGGCAGACTGTGACGATTGTGCGGGATGGGGTGTTGGAAGCCGGGCTAGGGGACATTTTTTCGGCGGAAGAAGCGGGAATGCCGGTCAGCGGAGCCGGACGTGCCGAGAGCTATGGGCATATTCCTTTACCCCGTATGAGCAATATCCGTTTACTGGTTGACCGCATGCTTCCTTTAACCCCTGCTGAGCATCTGATGGACGAAGTGAAATCCGTCAGGGAAACTCTTTTAGAACATGGTGAGCTGCGGGAGGGTGAGAAGAATTTACTTCTCTTAGGGTATCGAGGCGGTCAAGTAAACCCTAAAACAGGGGATTTCGTTTTTCAATGTGATGGAATTATCGATGTAGCAGACCCGGATCTGCCAATTTTCCAACCTTCGATTTTTAGCGGAAAGATTCTTTCCGCTTTGGAAGCGATTCGCGGAGGGCTGGGTGAAGGGTGCTATGATGCGATTGGTACGTGCGGAAAAGGTGGGCAATCCGTAGCCTCAAGCGGTGGCAGCCATCGCTATCTGCTTATGGATGCGGATCAACAAGTTAGCTTAGGGGGTGAACAAGGGTGA
- a CDS encoding GNAT family N-acetyltransferase, whose translation MRVRKGNVRDWPFIYALGKVGIPDSISPWRKQPMNVTLKYREEFLRGFWTWIQQSESEVFIVEEPRSEEDGEKRAQPVGYLVLQGSSREELTGLTQGWIMDIVILPEWRGKGAGQMLLEAAEDYCRKHGVAYLGLAVSSHNVKAVRLYEKFGFAEERKLLVKCLE comes from the coding sequence ATGCGAGTTCGTAAAGGTAATGTCCGTGATTGGCCTTTTATCTATGCTCTTGGAAAAGTCGGTATTCCTGATAGTATTTCTCCATGGCGCAAGCAGCCAATGAATGTAACGCTTAAATACAGAGAGGAATTTTTAAGAGGGTTTTGGACCTGGATTCAGCAATCTGAATCGGAAGTTTTTATTGTTGAGGAGCCGAGATCTGAGGAGGATGGGGAAAAACGTGCACAGCCGGTCGGGTATTTGGTTCTTCAGGGTTCGTCGCGGGAAGAGTTAACCGGTCTTACTCAGGGATGGATCATGGATATTGTCATTCTTCCTGAATGGAGAGGAAAAGGAGCGGGCCAGATGTTGCTTGAAGCTGCAGAAGACTATTGCCGCAAGCATGGGGTCGCTTACCTGGGTCTTGCGGTCAGTAGTCATAATGTGAAAGCAGTTCGGCTTTACGAGAAATTTGGTTTTGCAGAGGAAAGAAAACTCTTAGTTAAATGTTTAGAGTAG
- a CDS encoding Na/Pi cotransporter family protein, whose protein sequence is MKSLYIAILVLGLCLLLWGMKILRQGLQAFAGHRLHQALLWMTATPWRGFWSGSISTALLQSSTALTVMAVSFVDAGLLPFGNAFALILGSNIGTTLTTQLLALPLDHITPYIMVFGSLGFLFIPSRWRFLSQSVFGLGVLFFALGLLQVGMAPLVDLPSIQNFLRQLGDNHLQGVIAGTIISALLHSSNATTGIVMLLTADGWITLPTALAFIFGANIGTCFTAVFAALASSRAAQRVALFHVLLNIFGVLLFFPFVEPMAHGLTLLGGSLARQVANAHTIFNLLSSALAFPLLPWSARFLKKVLP, encoded by the coding sequence GTGAAATCACTGTATATCGCCATCTTGGTATTAGGCCTCTGTCTTCTTCTTTGGGGAATGAAAATCCTGCGGCAGGGGCTTCAAGCGTTTGCCGGGCATCGCCTCCACCAAGCACTTCTTTGGATGACCGCAACCCCCTGGCGTGGGTTCTGGAGCGGCTCAATATCCACAGCTCTTCTTCAGTCCAGTACTGCCTTGACCGTTATGGCTGTATCCTTCGTCGATGCCGGACTCCTTCCCTTTGGCAATGCCTTCGCTCTGATCTTAGGAAGTAATATCGGCACAACCTTAACTACCCAACTTCTGGCTCTTCCTTTAGACCACATTACTCCCTATATTATGGTTTTCGGCTCTTTAGGATTTCTCTTTATCCCCTCCCGCTGGAGGTTTCTCTCCCAATCTGTTTTTGGTCTGGGCGTTCTCTTTTTCGCCTTGGGGTTACTACAGGTTGGAATGGCACCCCTTGTTGACTTGCCAAGCATACAAAACTTCCTCCGGCAACTAGGCGACAACCATCTCCAGGGAGTTATCGCCGGAACTATCATATCCGCCCTGCTTCATTCCTCCAATGCTACGACAGGCATTGTTATGCTGCTCACGGCTGACGGATGGATAACCCTCCCTACGGCACTCGCCTTTATCTTCGGCGCAAATATCGGCACCTGTTTTACTGCCGTTTTTGCAGCTCTCGCCTCCTCGCGGGCCGCTCAGCGGGTGGCACTCTTCCACGTTTTACTAAACATCTTTGGAGTTTTACTCTTCTTCCCCTTCGTTGAACCTATGGCCCATGGACTGACCCTCTTAGGCGGAAGCCTCGCACGGCAAGTGGCCAACGCCCATACCATTTTTAATCTATTGTCCTCCGCTTTGGCCTTTCCCTTATTGCCATGGTCAGCCAGGTTCCTGAAAAAAGTACTCCCCTAA
- the mobB gene encoding molybdopterin-guanine dinucleotide biosynthesis protein B, protein MNVRGECSPIPVISIVGGKSNSGKTTLLEKLIREAKSRGWRVATLKHDVHGFQMDQPGKDTWRHDQAGADIVAISSPQRIAILERVSDDQPLDEVLNRIQGVDVIFTEGYKYADKPKIEVFRFAVHDKLFSKPEELIAIASDVKFDNGIPCFGLDDVQGICDLIQEKFGIKENPI, encoded by the coding sequence ATGAATGTAAGAGGGGAATGCTCTCCGATACCGGTTATTTCAATTGTCGGCGGAAAGTCGAATTCCGGAAAAACCACGCTCTTGGAAAAACTGATTCGTGAAGCTAAAAGCCGCGGCTGGAGGGTGGCGACTCTGAAGCATGATGTTCATGGGTTTCAGATGGATCAACCCGGCAAAGATACCTGGCGTCATGACCAAGCCGGTGCGGATATTGTGGCTATCAGCTCGCCCCAAAGGATTGCCATTTTAGAACGTGTCTCAGATGACCAGCCCCTAGATGAAGTATTGAACCGAATTCAGGGGGTGGATGTGATTTTCACTGAGGGCTATAAATATGCTGATAAGCCTAAAATTGAGGTTTTCCGCTTTGCTGTGCATGATAAGCTTTTTTCTAAACCGGAGGAGCTTATTGCCATAGCAAGTGATGTCAAATTTGATAACGGCATACCCTGTTTTGGGTTAGATGATGTTCAAGGAATCTGTGACTTAATTCAAGAGAAGTTCGGGATTAAGGAAAACCCTATTTGA
- a CDS encoding molybdopterin molybdotransferase MoeA: protein MKIMIELEEALEIVLDRIQSVETECISLADAYYRVLAQDVASQIDMPPFARSPLDGYAYRATDADPRPLRLKVVSEIPAGTFSERVIDSGEAAKIFTGAPIPPGANCVVRMEDTESVSDKVTILCPVSPDSNIVHKGEEIREGDILLKQGFHLTPPAIGLFAAVGLDQVNVYRRPRVGVLSTGSELMDVGQPLNPGKIYNSNSYTLRGMLMEAGCDVQVIPIVSDQIEDTLEALEKVAEADVIITTGGASVGDYDIMRHALAEFGCEMLFWKLNLKPGTPVSVGQKGKQFFFSLSGNPAAAMVTFELLVRPVLRKLAGRSTPEEGEFPVKMASSFGKAGKQRRFLRGQAVFKDGEIWADLALAQGSGILRSMIGSHLLIDVPANHGPVEVGERLMARWIAEWES from the coding sequence ATGAAAATAATGATTGAATTAGAAGAGGCTTTAGAGATAGTTCTTGATCGTATCCAATCGGTTGAAACAGAATGCATTTCACTTGCAGACGCTTATTATCGTGTATTAGCCCAAGATGTTGCATCTCAGATTGATATGCCCCCGTTTGCGCGCTCTCCGCTGGATGGGTATGCTTATCGGGCCACTGACGCTGATCCTCGGCCGCTCCGGCTGAAGGTCGTAAGTGAAATCCCGGCGGGTACTTTCTCAGAAAGGGTTATTGATAGCGGGGAGGCGGCCAAGATATTTACAGGAGCACCCATACCCCCGGGTGCTAACTGTGTCGTGCGGATGGAGGACACGGAGTCTGTCAGTGATAAAGTGACAATCCTTTGTCCGGTGTCGCCCGATTCTAATATTGTACATAAAGGAGAAGAAATCAGAGAGGGGGATATTCTGCTTAAACAAGGATTTCATTTAACCCCTCCTGCTATTGGGTTGTTTGCAGCGGTTGGTTTAGATCAAGTCAATGTCTATCGTCGTCCGCGTGTGGGAGTACTTTCCACAGGATCGGAGCTTATGGATGTGGGCCAGCCCTTGAATCCAGGCAAGATTTATAATAGTAACAGCTACACGCTGCGCGGAATGCTAATGGAAGCCGGCTGCGATGTTCAAGTGATTCCTATTGTTTCCGACCAAATCGAGGATACTCTCGAAGCATTGGAAAAGGTTGCGGAGGCTGATGTAATTATAACTACCGGCGGGGCCTCAGTGGGGGATTATGATATTATGCGTCATGCCCTTGCCGAGTTTGGCTGTGAGATGTTGTTCTGGAAGTTAAATTTAAAACCGGGGACTCCAGTTTCTGTAGGGCAAAAAGGAAAACAGTTCTTTTTCTCTCTTTCAGGAAATCCAGCTGCAGCGATGGTAACCTTTGAACTTTTAGTTCGTCCGGTCCTCCGTAAATTAGCCGGTCGTTCCACTCCTGAAGAAGGAGAATTTCCAGTCAAAATGGCAAGCAGCTTTGGCAAGGCCGGAAAACAAAGACGTTTCTTGCGCGGTCAGGCGGTGTTTAAAGACGGAGAGATATGGGCAGACCTCGCACTCGCTCAGGGCTCGGGAATTCTTCGTTCTATGATTGGCAGCCATTTGTTAATAGACGTACCGGCAAACCATGGGCCTGTAGAAGTTGGGGAACGTTTAATGGCACGCTGGATTGCGGAATGGGAGAGCTAA
- a CDS encoding FapA family protein, producing the protein MPEKVIQAHSLEGTKEEWARKLNILPENITLEVIDKPSFFSRQWTVRLSWQDKTQAPVLNPSQAIWNGTNYLISPGEGVKQIIPYAKAGEVWYNGVLQNKSFQVSLGEQVEFHPLIQAGQLTWELNLRFQGLSVAAKVKHELPGRYSLAPVIPGMEVLDLAQYVGWENLPAQGEIWDEARLKADLEQLKVVHGLRQGIWEEIMAVEGVGEVVLAEATLPVAPIHARIEDFVGQAQVLYGAEEQTIDFFASKVKLVEEGAVLARKIPGRPGIPGKDVLGKVLPSATEKDLKFNLKKNVYLSDDGLEVVAACAGQPIRLDERTYMVENVYLMDKDVDLATGSIEFPGDVFVNGNVQDGLHIFAGGKLEIKGSVSHAELRAEKGARIHQNLLGGKVLVGEKFVVRSELLRLISDLRDRLKVCLQRTGELMKSPGAVNLKPGQCLKLIMEKQFSDLPKLSKCVEKFVLDNKEDEMITEGLIVSVRTAKHFLGGLGPLEPNAIPLLQRVNQALEQFAESLTVEIPEKLSFIVSYVQGTSIECGGSFECQKGTYNSVIRVEGNVTINGVCRGGKIFAGGIVKIRELGGSEVSSTFVQISSGGRLYVDYCHSNVIISVGREIVRIEEDYRNVEIYRENGRVQFEKIRVNPL; encoded by the coding sequence ATGCCGGAAAAGGTCATTCAGGCGCATTCTCTAGAAGGGACTAAAGAGGAGTGGGCCCGTAAACTCAATATTTTACCAGAGAACATCACGCTTGAAGTTATAGATAAACCCAGTTTTTTTTCCCGGCAGTGGACAGTCAGGCTTTCTTGGCAGGATAAAACTCAAGCCCCTGTCTTAAATCCCAGTCAAGCCATTTGGAATGGCACTAACTATCTTATCAGCCCTGGCGAAGGGGTCAAACAGATTATTCCCTATGCGAAGGCTGGCGAAGTTTGGTATAATGGTGTGCTTCAAAATAAATCCTTTCAAGTGAGCTTAGGGGAGCAAGTGGAATTTCATCCCTTAATCCAAGCAGGTCAGCTGACATGGGAGCTGAACCTTCGATTTCAAGGTTTGTCTGTCGCAGCAAAAGTCAAACATGAACTGCCGGGGCGCTATAGCCTTGCTCCGGTAATTCCCGGTATGGAAGTGCTTGATTTGGCGCAGTATGTAGGTTGGGAGAACTTGCCTGCCCAAGGTGAGATTTGGGATGAGGCCAGGTTGAAAGCAGATCTGGAGCAATTAAAGGTGGTCCATGGATTAAGACAAGGGATTTGGGAGGAAATAATGGCAGTCGAAGGGGTTGGAGAAGTCGTTCTTGCTGAAGCGACTCTTCCGGTAGCACCCATTCATGCTCGGATTGAAGATTTTGTAGGACAGGCTCAAGTCCTGTATGGGGCAGAGGAACAAACCATTGATTTTTTTGCTTCTAAGGTGAAACTGGTTGAGGAAGGCGCCGTTCTTGCTCGTAAAATTCCAGGCAGGCCGGGGATTCCGGGCAAAGATGTGTTAGGTAAGGTTCTTCCCTCTGCCACTGAGAAGGATCTTAAGTTTAATCTGAAAAAGAATGTCTATCTTTCAGATGATGGATTGGAAGTAGTGGCTGCTTGTGCCGGTCAGCCCATACGTTTGGATGAAAGGACGTATATGGTTGAAAATGTTTATCTCATGGATAAGGATGTTGATCTGGCAACCGGCAGCATCGAGTTTCCGGGAGACGTTTTCGTCAATGGAAATGTCCAGGATGGACTGCATATTTTTGCCGGAGGGAAGTTGGAAATTAAGGGATCTGTCTCACATGCTGAGCTGAGGGCGGAAAAAGGGGCCAGGATTCATCAGAATCTTTTAGGGGGCAAGGTACTTGTTGGAGAGAAATTCGTGGTTCGATCAGAACTCCTGCGCCTTATCTCTGATTTGCGGGATCGTTTGAAGGTTTGTTTACAGCGTACCGGAGAGCTGATGAAGTCTCCGGGGGCTGTTAATCTTAAACCGGGGCAATGCTTAAAGCTGATTATGGAAAAGCAGTTTTCTGACCTTCCTAAACTTTCTAAATGTGTGGAGAAATTTGTTTTAGATAATAAAGAGGATGAAATGATTACAGAGGGCCTGATCGTTTCTGTCCGAACAGCAAAACACTTTTTGGGAGGATTAGGGCCCTTAGAACCAAATGCAATCCCTCTTTTGCAACGGGTGAATCAAGCCCTTGAACAATTTGCCGAAAGTCTGACGGTTGAAATTCCGGAGAAACTCAGTTTTATAGTAAGTTATGTCCAAGGAACATCTATTGAGTGCGGAGGTTCATTTGAGTGTCAGAAAGGAACCTATAATTCGGTTATTCGAGTAGAAGGAAATGTTACGATTAATGGTGTATGTCGGGGAGGTAAAATTTTTGCGGGGGGGATTGTAAAAATACGTGAACTTGGAGGCTCGGAGGTTAGTTCAACCTTTGTCCAAATCAGTTCCGGCGGCCGCCTTTACGTAGATTATTGCCATTCTAATGTTATTATCTCGGTTGGCAGGGAGATTGTCCGAATAGAAGAAGACTATCGTAACGTAGAAATCTATCGTGAGAATGGACGGGTTCAATTCGAAAAAATACGGGTGAATCCGCTTTAA
- a CDS encoding LCP family protein — MRRALKLFLMAAALTVVLAVGFVGYLVAFESGKMPDGYQSDSTLTNNADELKNRVSVLLIGADQRPDQKTFSTDTIILASVDPKGGQISLLSIPRDTRVSLKGHGYVKINEIVLLKDLPTLQKTVEELTGEKISGYVQTNFQGFKKIIDTLGGITVNVEKNMYYETGDDEDGYINLRKGEQRLDGSKALQYARFRHDALADISRTARQQVVLKAVAKEMFQLSTIPKLPFLVPQILDAVNTNVSSKDILRLAKVAVGFDSSKVVSQTLPGSFLDLDGISYWKVDPVEVKKVVANLFQGKTTDEIIGQASVDLLKPVVPTPSKPVPKVPGNSQDPNGVKSPGNQHDGTDKEDLDSIVVPGNNKDPNGRESPGHQKNTTTVEIL; from the coding sequence GTGCGGCGAGCATTAAAGTTGTTTCTGATGGCAGCTGCCTTGACGGTCGTTTTAGCTGTTGGGTTTGTCGGCTATCTGGTAGCCTTTGAATCGGGAAAGATGCCGGATGGGTATCAATCAGATTCAACTCTAACCAATAATGCTGATGAATTAAAAAATCGGGTTAGCGTCTTGCTTATTGGGGCAGATCAGCGTCCTGATCAGAAAACATTTAGCACGGATACAATAATTTTAGCAAGTGTGGATCCGAAAGGCGGACAGATAAGCTTGCTTTCCATTCCCCGGGATACGCGGGTTTCTCTTAAGGGGCATGGTTATGTCAAGATTAATGAGATTGTATTATTAAAGGACTTACCGACCCTGCAAAAGACGGTAGAGGAGTTAACCGGGGAAAAAATCTCGGGATATGTTCAAACAAATTTTCAAGGGTTTAAGAAAATCATCGATACCCTGGGCGGAATAACGGTTAACGTTGAGAAAAATATGTACTATGAGACTGGTGACGATGAGGATGGGTATATCAATCTGCGTAAAGGCGAGCAGCGTTTAGATGGGTCTAAAGCCCTGCAGTATGCACGTTTCCGTCATGATGCTTTAGCGGATATCTCAAGAACCGCGAGGCAGCAGGTAGTGCTGAAAGCGGTTGCTAAAGAGATGTTTCAGTTAAGCACAATTCCCAAACTCCCCTTTCTTGTCCCCCAAATATTAGATGCGGTTAATACGAATGTATCCTCTAAGGACATTCTCAGGCTCGCTAAAGTGGCGGTTGGATTTGATAGTTCGAAAGTGGTTTCCCAGACCCTGCCGGGTTCGTTTTTAGACCTTGATGGGATAAGCTATTGGAAGGTGGATCCTGTTGAAGTTAAGAAAGTGGTTGCCAACTTGTTTCAAGGGAAGACTACCGATGAAATAATTGGGCAGGCCAGCGTTGATTTATTAAAGCCTGTCGTACCCACACCCAGTAAGCCTGTGCCTAAAGTCCCTGGTAATAGCCAAGATCCCAATGGGGTAAAGTCACCGGGAAATCAGCATGATGGGACTGACAAAGAGGACCTTGATTCCATTGTTGTTCCAGGTAATAATAAAGATCCAAATGGACGGGAATCTCCAGGACATCAGAAAAATACGACCACTGTAGAAATTTTGTAA